One Argentina anserina chromosome 6, drPotAnse1.1, whole genome shotgun sequence genomic window, TAATGCACTGCATGTTGATTATGTATGCCAGAAAACGCTAACTCTCAGTTCACAGACTGTCTCTCTCAGCCAAAACTCACTATATATTTCCCTTTCAACGCTGAaatttcttcacaacgttATTTTCTCCAATCTTTCATTTTCACAAAAACTCAAAACACCCAAAACCACACACGGGGAGAGAGCCCTTCATCGATCTATCCATTTTACAGagccaattcaaaaccacaGCAAAAAAGATGAAGGAAGGGATTGTGGAACCAGCCTTCGTGTTCGAGGAAGACACCTACTTCACCGTTTCCAAAACCTCCCTCTTTTTCGCCGGCGACGGCTTCTCCGTCTACGATCGGAACGCTCAACTCGTCTTCCGGGTCGACTCATACGGCCCCGACCCCCACGACAGGACTGAGCCCGTGCTCATGGACGCCACCGGCAGCTGCCTCCTCACCGTCCGAAGAAAGGTACGATCAAAACCCTGACCGAGTCGACTCACTGAGTCATCTCGGCCATTTGTAAGATAACTTGGTTAACTTCTCTTGCATTGCCGAgcatttactgttttacttttCCTACTTTGTTCGGTACATTTGTTTGATACTTCAGATTGAGCAAGGAGTCTATATATGCACATATGGCATACACAGAGAATATAAGTAAACGAATCTGCCGGTGTGTAACTGTGTAAGCCATAATTAGATGAGAGAGAAATGAAGAAATGATATCAATAACTGTGTATGGTAAAAGCTTCCCAACTTTCATTAACTCAGATATGCATGTGATTGAATCCTTgcagaggccgagcctgcatCACCGGTGGGAAGGGTTTGTGGGGGAGAGGATGGAGGGCCAGAAGCCAATCTTCAGCGTCCGGCGATCATCCATAATCGGGCGGTCGAGCGTCACCGTGGAAGTCTTCCGGGATGAGTACCACATAGAAGGCTCATTCGCACAGCGCTGCTGCAAGATCTACAATGCCGACAAGCAACCAGTGGCTGAGATCCACCGCAAAGTGGATGTTTCTACCAACGTGGTGCTTGGGAAGGACGTCTTCTCTCTCGTACTCAAGCCTGGCTTCGATCCAGCTTTTGCCATGGGACTGGTGCTAGTGCTTGATCAGATCAACGGCGATGGGTttgtggaggaggaggatgatcgaggaggaggagatggaTCTGGCCGCAGAGGAACAGTGTGAGTGTGATTGGATGGACTGTTTTGATCAGCTGAATATTTGGAGTGTTTGGCCAGGAGGGAACCTCTTGTCTTGATTATAGATTTTTCTTTGTATCTTTCTTGCACTTGATAATTAAAAATGAGATTATGTAAAAATGTATTCCCTCAAGTCTCactgaaaataaattaataatgattAACAAAACGATGTTACTTGAACCCAATGCTCTTGACTATTCCCTGTCTTGTACAAAACGCAGAATTCTACGTTTCTCTAGACTTTTCGACCTGGATTCGGTTCTTATTTTCTCACTTTTTTTCAGTTAATGCTGAGCTCTGGCTCGCAGATCTTCTATCAGATATGGGGCTGACGTAGCTAGCTAGTCTTGTACCTTCGTTAATTTTCAACTTCTCACTTACAAATAATCTATAGATTTATTATTTATAGGTGGCTCGATCGATAGACTACTTAAATGAGGGAGGACTTTACATCAACCCGATTATTTATAGGAAAAATACAATTAATATGCTTAATTAGTCTCCAACTTCAGACCCCGATACCTTTGTTTGCTTGATCGACTAGCCAAGGAAGGGGTAATAATCTTCAATATTATAAcgtttttttatcaaatattATAACTGTCTTCAAATGAGAAACTCTGGCAGGATAGCTAGCTAGGAGAGTCACCAATAATGTTGAAAATTATTGTTA contains:
- the LOC126799241 gene encoding LOW QUALITY PROTEIN: protein LURP-one-related 12-like (The sequence of the model RefSeq protein was modified relative to this genomic sequence to represent the inferred CDS: deleted 1 base in 1 codon), encoding MKEGIVEPAFVFEEDTYFTVSKTSLFFAGDGFSVYDRNAQLVFRVDSYGPDPHDRTEPVLMDATGSCLLTVRRKRPSLHHRWEGFVGERMEGQKPIFSVRRSSIIGRSSVTVEVFRDEYHIEGSFAQRCCKIYNADKQPVAEIHRKVDVSTNVVLGKDVFSLVLKPGFDPAFAMGLVLVLDQINGDGFVERRMIEEEEMDLAAEEQCECDWMDCFDQLNIWSVWPGGNLLS